The segment TACGCTGACGCGTAGGTGGGGTGTTGtaatcgtaagcgcagaatttgacGATAAGCAGAGGCTTGAAACTGGACCCTGGCCTCTTCCTGCAATAAATTTACTGTGCAAAAATAAACTTTTAGTGTAAAAGTAAATTGTACTGTTAAAATTGTTTGGACATCATGATATGTTTAAATCAGTAGAAAACCGGAGACATATTTATTTCTCTAATAACTTCACACATAGTCAAACCAAAGTTTTACAGAAAATCAATCGAGTTCTAtcatgggaagatcatctaactATTTCTACTTCAATGAcccaacaaaatttcaaaatagtAATCTGTGGATGATCAAAATTGGTATGTAGAGGGCGTGCTTCAAAAACACCGCATGGAATTATTTGTATGGCTCCCAGACTGTGTATCGTGTTCCTCCAAAACACACAATAAAAGGGACCATactacattttgtttacaactggGTAGTGTGCATGTGGGAACTTTGAATATAGATTTGGTATTGTTGTTAACTAAATTCCAGTAAGCAACTTACAGAATGGTTGAATTTGAGTGTCCACAGAGTAAAAGGATCTTTGAAAGTTCGCTTTTCACACATAAGAATTCTAGACACACAGCTTGTATCAGAGATCATTTCTTCAATCATGCGGTAAGTCCTCCGTTGCAAACACTACTGACACTACTGAACAGTGCAATATTTTATAATCTCATACTCCTCACAGAAAACACCTACACTGTCAGTGACAATCTCACTATTCTCAGCCCTGTAAATGTATTTTAGTCTTCACACATCGGCGTGACATTGTGCTCAAATTCAAaaagctggtgtgatgtgtctttttccttttttgcccACTTAACAATACAGACAAGGTTTACTTAATTTAGAAAGTACATGATGATCATTTTAGTTGAATTTAAAACAGCCATGGACCGGATGGATGGGAGGCGTAGCAGTAGCACAAGGAAAGGAATCAACCAAGCGTTTATCCGAAACATCGAAATAGGAGATTCTTTACTACAAAACTTAGCCCTGTAATTGTATCTTTAAACTAAGTAAAAGAGTCCAGCCTATTCTCGGTACTTTTATTGTAGTTTCGAtgatgggaaaagtttccgtatggcgccaccactttttcattcgaaattaaataatatagtatctaatttacctgattgatatatccctttttgtaaaaatgagtgaaaaagtggtggcgccatacagaaagttatcctcGATGATTCCCTTGATCCTCCTGCTGATGCGTGGAGAACGGTCATCGCAACTACTATTTATGGAGCTTAATATTACAAAACTAAGGCCTActaaaattttaatattttaaggacAATAGAGGCTAGACGCTTTAATATCATATACACTAAAGTGTAATTGGTACATGTACGCTACACTACAGCCTTTATGGTGGTTTAAAGTGTACATTCTTCTCAAAATGTCTGTTGACCAAAACTAAGTCAAAATTACTTCAtccataataatgtttttttagcATATTTTGACAATAATATCTGGCATGCAAGCTCCGAGTGAatacttgtatgtatttgttccAAGTAAtgttcaaatgtaaacaaaaaatgcattgaATCTATACAACACGTACAGCAGCTAGTGAGTATGGTCCAGTTTGAAGGACATCGTGAGACTAGGCCAAGTTAGAAGTTAACCGGGAacaatgattttaaaattgatttccTTGATAACAGCTGATTGAAACAGTTTCGTGGATGAAGCTTATGATATAACTTTATTTTCTTACAACAGGTGGAGATTTTTCTTCCAGGTCTTGCCTCCGAGCCAGATGGCATTAAAGTGGCGAACCCTGATCATCAAATGTACTACATCATCAAAAAACTTCCCCTTGTAGAGATAGTCAATGAGGAGTTTATCCAAACATTTCTGAAGACAGGTAAAGAAATTCCCAGTGGACTTTCCTAAATCCATCAAACTCTTCATGAAACATCTACATTCAGGGCATTGTTGACTTAAGCCaggtcatacttcctgcgaatgcggtACAAATTTTAGTGCCAATGGCGTCATGCAATATTTATAGGCACGATATTTTTTCTACTTAATGGCCTGTTTTCCAATTTGTGTTGccctaaaatgaataaaaaaattgtaattaaaattGCCAGAAAACTATATTAATGCCCACACCATGTAAGTCAGCctttgtacttgataaaatgttcctacttttttccaataaccaaatatcatgcctgtattaATAGCACACCAACACCAAAGAAAAGGTCATATGGAATTTTCATGAGCCTCAAATGGTaattcagggatgagattgttcagacttttggctgaagtcagactttttatgtcggcctagTGAAGAAAAGctacaaaatatttttgtccacacttaaagaaatcctgctctttggtctacttctccagtgctttggatactgtttccaaaagttccttggaatctataaacccaggggttaccaaacggtagaatggccatcatttcaatatacctttgaatttgtatccaagtttcagactctTTTGGTAGTAATTACTCTCGCCCCTGGTAATTGATGGTTTTGGTTGCGTCTTTTTGCATCGCAGGTAGTTTTTACGGTCTATCCATAGGTCATATTGACACACATAGTGTTGCTGCCATTCTACCAACAGGTGAGTCAAGCAATAGAACAGCGCACGTATTACGTCACTGTTGTTAAATACCcagctgtcagacaaacatgccACACCACATACGCGATTACTGCGTCATCGACGCGTCATCTGCACTAGTAGTGCACTTAGTTGCGGGTAAACACAATTTGTACTTTACGCGCACATTAGTGAAATTTTACACTTTTGTCTGAGATCTGGGTACGTACATGTAGCTTCTGTTATTAGCATTTAATAGTGCAGAATGCTATTAACATAAAAATTCTATTATTATGGGCTCTTTGTGACTTGGAAACTTATGCAATATCTTTCCACTTCTTACAACTCTTAGTTTGACGTGGAAGGAAACCAATCAGTATGTTGTATACTGTTGTCTGAATCCCACTGTATCAGATAGAAAAGATTAGGagataatagaccttatgcagtatgcacatgatgtcatttgagtAAGGCGCCCTCACTTAGAGGTCAAAGGAAGGTGGCTCATTGGCCACCTCTTGTGCGCTGTGCTTACAAATATGTGCGTTGCGATGTTACGTAgtgttttacctctaagatggcggcttcATGACGTCAATGCATTTAAGGTCTATACAGACTGTTGCCATATGGGTTAGACCTACAGTGGCATTtaactggtttgttatttacatttttttcataTGTTTCACTAGTTTTTTCCTAAACCCCTTTTGTCTGGTTTATGTGAaattttgtctgtttgtttgtttgtttgtttgcttagatgatcttcctgtcaagaAAGTtgggcaaactcccacaagggccAGGGATAAAGATGTAAAGGCCAAGCCGGCAATAGCCAAATgttggtttaacatctatgataactaattgcacaaatcaagaaattatgattcagtaactagacgacaatatttattcaagTCAATGTGAAATGAACGATTAGCTCGGGGGATTCCAACTCATAAcattgtaattgcaagtcctgcagtctaaccactgtaCCACTGATGCCTTGTTTTACATGATGATTTGCATTTATAATCACATTTCATGTTCACAATGACCACATTGCAAAAGAATTTGTACACTTTCTTCAGCTGTTCTTGCCATGTTGTAATCAATCCTTTAcatatcaaacaaaatattcattgCCTCATTCACTTCTAAGCCATTCTCCATTTTactgttgattaaaaaaaaacatttctaatTTTGTTCAACTCTCAGGTAAATTGATTCTATCGGTCAGCAAAGATTTATACGAGGAGTTGGGCTTGGAAGGAAAGCCTTGCCAATTTGAAAAACCGAGGAAAGTGACGAAATACAGTAAGTCAAACTTGATAATTTAGAGAATAAGTATGAAAAGCtgtttattttgaaatgaaGGTGCAAGATTGGTCTATGAAATGTACTCTGCTATTATGCACTGTCCTAGGGTAAGATAAATAAGCCAAATGCTCGATCGAGGTCCACTTGCCAACCTATGATACAATACAATTCATGGgaaaggttaaaggaacacgttgccttggacgagttggtctttgaaaagcatttgtaactgttttttttataaaatgcatatgggtagaaagatgttgtaaaagtaggatacaatgatccacacaaacatgcctcgaaaatgcacggtttaCCTCGTCAAccaacacggttggccatttatgggagtcaaatttttgactcccatataaatggccgacattgatagttcgcacagtaaaaggaaaaccacgcaatttcgaggcaaacttgtgtggataatggtattctacttttaaaacatctttccaaccatatgcattttataaaaaacggttacaaatgctttttatagaccaactcgcctgatccaaggcaacgtgttccttgaaaTTTTACAGTAAATGCAATAGTTTGAGATCCGACTCGCTTCGCTTTTGAATTGGTTAACCTTTAATCGCTTTTTATTTAAGATTCTATAACCAACTTTATTTACAGTCAATTTCTTGTAACCCCCTGGTATTTAGtattattttatgctgatgagatttttataaacttgatttatattttatgaGATTTCATGTATTGTTTGACCATTTGCTGGGAAAGTTACTATGAACCAGTCTTCTAATGCTGTTTGGGTATGAACTACTCAGGTATCTTTATGTCTGAATTTCAGGAAAATATTTATGCCATTGAGGCATATTTTCTATACTTCTGACAATTTCTGATCTTTTCTAAAAATTTGTTTGCAGATGTTGAAATTAACTTAACTGCAGAGAGCTTTTGTAAAGGCAAGAAACACTATGAAAGGGTACAGTGGTGTCTGAAAGAGAGGCTGGATATGACCTTCGACATCTTGTTGGCATGGCAACCTAATGGTAACTGCTTTTTCTAAAATTTCTCATATACTTTTGCAAAGCACAAAATCTTTGGCTTGAGCTGAGTGCAAGCACATTCCTTATTTTTTTGGGCCGTGCTAGACCACAGTTTTTCTGTCTATACTATAATATCTAAGGGAGTAGGATTTGatactttgcatggtggaaatacgatatagaaaggttagcggtaacaccatgtaatgactatctctaatgagttggggtggttctgaaaagaactgttggttttcaACTCTTTAATATCTAAGTAGAAAAACAATTCCGAGCTTAAAGTCAAAAGATTCCGCATTTCATGATAACGGACACAAACATGCAGAGAGTGGGACACAGTGAAAGCAGAAACAATACCTCATTACCGTTGCTTCAAGGGACTGGGTATAAGGATTGTCCTCCCATTGCATTGGTCAGCACAACTGAGCATTACAGAATAGCGCCTCACACTTTTGCTTTAAATACCCGGCTATCAGACAAACGCGCAATCACTGCTTCATCAACCTGCCAAACTGCACTAGTAGTTAAGTTTAATAGTTGCGACTAAACATACAATTTGGATACAAATCGGTGCATTAGTGAAATTTTACTCTTGTATCTGAGATCAGGGTACtttgcttctatttttagcatttttGCAATTGCTATTGTAATGATTACAGTCATTTATTGGTCAGTCCTACCTTTAGTTTTCAGGCAATATTCTGTTAAAAACTATAGATATGAATGTGTTGTCACAGGCCACAAGTAGACTTTTTTCCTATTACATGCTCACCCACCTGCATTGTTCAGCCCACTAAAACATTTCATAAACCCCTTTTTGTCAAACAGTTTTTCCATTTGAATTCTGTTGAAACCTTGCATTAAAGAAAGTTGTCTTGAAGGTCAGCCAATTTGACACACACACATAGCACCAAGCAAACCCTGCTAAATGTTCtagaaaatgttttactttttctttcaGACACTACGAAAAGTCTGGATCCACTCAGTACATTTTGGAACAATAAGTATGAATGTCATC is part of the Asterias rubens chromosome 4, eAstRub1.3, whole genome shotgun sequence genome and harbors:
- the LOC117289569 gene encoding ribonuclease P protein subunit p40-like yields the protein MVEFECPQSKRIFESSLFTHKNSRHTACIRDHFFNHAVEIFLPGLASEPDGIKVANPDHQMYYIIKKLPLVEIVNEEFIQTFLKTGSFYGLSIGHIDTHSVAAILPTGKLILSVSKDLYEELGLEGKPCQFEKPRKVTKYNVEINLTAESFCKGKKHYERVQWCLKERLDMTFDILLAWQPNDTTKSLDPLSTFWNNKYECHQVEQKQHRLIMRDLTIPVIDSSMFTTSPSKSSKEHLTTNGSGQRDEDCQIRSCEASEVYEWLGAIACECKCSDSCDGFVSNYVCPTPSQKVAGALCQRWTGFITPDTILNMLDALRIEIERGFMPWASLTVHGFQDSPVSWSTKEHGFHKFGDNLYTFFIFPNEQRYWLLMNIGGHDICP